The following proteins are co-located in the Halococcus hamelinensis 100A6 genome:
- a CDS encoding sulfite exporter TauE/SafE family protein produces the protein MEFFGLTLLMVGLFIGFGLLIGILFGFFGMGGSFLVTPALLVLGYPSTVAVGSGLAFVFGTSVIGALRHRHHGQVDYKLALIMIVAMTIGIEAGKSVVFFLDATGIADVVISIAYIGLLAVVGLFTLRDAWNSEGSDSTGRNLSDWVQSLHLPPMVTLRGNVRISGTIIFAVGFVIGVLSGFLGVGGGFLLMPAMMYGLGVPAAIAVGTDILQITISGAFGAFRYAQSGSVVLPVVGALLAGSALGARIGAGATQLVEEDAIKGYFAAMLLAGSVAVAAKELGAAYGIGILNTVSVGLIFGAAILVSGAVVLAAICRLRNDSTGTVCQLTTT, from the coding sequence ATGGAGTTCTTTGGGTTGACCCTGCTGATGGTAGGGCTATTCATTGGGTTCGGCCTGCTCATCGGGATTCTATTTGGATTCTTTGGAATGGGTGGGTCATTCCTCGTGACGCCGGCCTTGCTGGTACTGGGATATCCCTCAACAGTCGCGGTCGGAAGTGGCCTGGCGTTCGTGTTCGGGACGAGTGTCATCGGTGCACTCCGTCATCGCCACCATGGACAAGTCGACTACAAACTTGCGCTCATCATGATCGTCGCTATGACGATCGGCATTGAAGCCGGGAAAAGTGTTGTATTCTTTTTGGATGCAACGGGCATCGCTGACGTCGTTATCAGCATCGCGTATATTGGGCTTCTCGCGGTTGTCGGTCTATTCACACTACGCGATGCATGGAATTCAGAGGGCTCCGATTCGACTGGACGTAACTTGTCCGATTGGGTGCAATCTCTCCATCTACCACCAATGGTGACGCTGCGTGGTAATGTTCGGATATCCGGCACCATCATCTTCGCAGTTGGATTCGTCATCGGCGTACTCTCTGGATTCCTTGGTGTCGGTGGTGGATTCCTATTGATGCCTGCGATGATGTACGGCCTCGGTGTCCCAGCTGCTATCGCTGTCGGAACGGACATCCTTCAGATAACCATTTCGGGGGCGTTTGGTGCATTTCGCTATGCACAGTCTGGATCCGTCGTATTACCAGTCGTTGGCGCATTGCTTGCCGGAAGCGCACTCGGCGCACGTATCGGTGCAGGTGCGACGCAGCTTGTTGAAGAAGACGCAATCAAGGGATACTTCGCGGCAATGCTACTTGCGGGGAGTGTGGCCGTTGCAGCAAAAGAACTTGGGGCTGCATACGGCATAGGTATCCTGAACACGGTGAGTGTCGGGCTAATCTTCGGTGCGGCGATTCTCGTTAGTGGTGCAGTCGTCCTCGCCGCTATCTGCCGTCTCCGGAACGATAGCACAGGGACGGTGTGTCAACTCACCACTACCTGA
- a CDS encoding MBL fold metallo-hydrolase gives MSNTGYGAAEVAQRIQNEEADPLILDVRREEDFEEWQLPGSTNLPIYDELLEHDYSTLKGHLDELPENREIILVCIAGITSGRAAEFLREHGYDAESINDGMNGWGRVHRQYDIEESDGIVQIVRPGTGCVSYLVHDSNEGVVVDPTQYIDEYLNAADDRDVEIVGVADTHAHADHVSGARRLAGELDVPYYLHSEDAGSLDRVDEVTNGDTIGVGDRDLDVIHSPGHTPGSTSFEYGDTLLSGDTLFLRSVGRPDLEDSSEDAVREAASLLFESLDDLLDFDDKAVVLPGHFSDEEVRPLATELGELREEATNELLSYVEDGDEESFVETIVESLADEPANYNEIKQINWGKEQPGDDVEELELGPNNCAAN, from the coding sequence ATGAGCAATACTGGATACGGTGCGGCAGAGGTCGCACAGCGCATACAAAATGAGGAAGCGGACCCACTCATTCTCGATGTACGGCGCGAGGAGGACTTCGAGGAGTGGCAGCTCCCCGGAAGCACGAATCTGCCTATCTACGATGAACTCCTCGAACACGATTACTCTACCCTCAAGGGGCACCTCGACGAACTTCCAGAGAACAGAGAGATCATCCTCGTCTGCATTGCTGGTATCACATCCGGTCGTGCTGCAGAGTTCCTCCGCGAGCACGGGTACGATGCCGAATCCATCAACGACGGGATGAATGGCTGGGGTCGTGTCCACCGCCAGTACGACATCGAAGAAAGCGACGGTATCGTGCAAATCGTTCGCCCTGGGACGGGATGTGTCTCGTACCTGGTCCACGATAGTAACGAAGGCGTCGTTGTCGATCCGACACAGTACATCGACGAGTATCTGAATGCCGCCGATGACCGGGACGTAGAGATCGTCGGTGTCGCTGATACTCACGCCCATGCGGATCACGTCTCCGGGGCGCGGCGACTCGCTGGCGAACTCGACGTTCCTTACTACCTCCATAGTGAGGACGCCGGTAGCCTCGATCGTGTGGATGAGGTGACCAACGGCGATACTATCGGCGTTGGCGACCGCGATCTCGATGTGATTCATTCGCCCGGTCACACGCCAGGAAGTACTTCCTTCGAATATGGTGACACGCTTCTCTCGGGGGACACGCTGTTCCTCCGGAGTGTTGGTCGCCCCGACCTCGAAGACAGCTCTGAGGACGCTGTTCGTGAGGCTGCGAGCCTGCTGTTCGAGAGTCTGGATGACCTACTCGACTTTGACGACAAAGCGGTCGTCCTCCCGGGTCACTTCAGCGACGAAGAGGTCCGACCGCTCGCAACGGAGCTCGGCGAACTCCGTGAGGAGGCAACCAACGAATTGCTGAGTTACGTTGAGGACGGCGACGAGGAGTCATTCGTCGAGACGATCGTCGAGAGCCTCGCAGATGAACCCGCGAATTACAACGAGATCAAACAGATCAATTGGGGAAAGGAGCAACCTGGAGACGACGTCGAGGAACTCGAACTCGGCCCCAACAACTGCGCAGCTAACTAG
- a CDS encoding MFS transporter, with amino-acid sequence MSYAQGIRRNWSQFALQLLTVFAVGLTIGTERNVVPVLGRNVLGVESMLVIGSFVVSFGFVKALLNLYGGKWSETYGRKPILIIGWLVALPIPLVLVYAPNWWWITLGNVLLGINQGLAWSMSVNAKIDLAGSDTRGLAVGLDEAFGYGGVAVGTWITGLLAAEYGLRPEPFYFLAGVIMIALIISILFVEETLPFAQAEAEAENDSDSDANLPFRSVLKRATWGDRTLFAAAQAGSIEKFVDALVWIAYPLYLTSAGLSVAQVGVVVGVYGGVWGVLQLYTGKLADDIGRRPPVIAGMFIAGLGVLATVLVTGYWVWILTAGVTGIGMALLYPNLITVASDAAHPSWRATGLGVYRMWRDAGYGFGAILIGITADLISTEAPFYAVAIAMFVSGGVTIFLMRETHPNHTDSFTGKQQPHSVDGK; translated from the coding sequence ATGTCATACGCGCAGGGCATTCGACGAAACTGGTCGCAGTTCGCCTTACAGTTGCTGACCGTTTTTGCGGTTGGGTTGACTATCGGGACTGAACGTAACGTCGTCCCAGTACTTGGTCGCAACGTACTGGGCGTTGAGTCGATGCTGGTTATTGGCTCATTTGTGGTGAGCTTCGGCTTCGTCAAAGCCCTGCTCAACCTCTACGGAGGGAAATGGTCAGAGACCTACGGTCGGAAACCTATCCTCATCATCGGGTGGCTTGTGGCACTTCCAATTCCTCTCGTTCTCGTCTACGCGCCGAACTGGTGGTGGATCACGCTCGGAAACGTGCTCCTAGGTATCAACCAAGGACTCGCCTGGAGTATGAGCGTCAACGCAAAAATCGACCTTGCTGGGAGCGATACACGCGGGCTTGCTGTGGGTCTTGATGAGGCGTTTGGTTACGGTGGCGTCGCTGTTGGTACATGGATAACGGGTCTTCTCGCCGCAGAGTATGGGCTTCGCCCCGAACCGTTCTACTTCCTCGCAGGGGTCATCATGATTGCGCTTATCATCTCAATTCTGTTCGTAGAGGAAACACTTCCATTCGCCCAAGCTGAAGCTGAGGCTGAGAACGATAGTGATTCGGATGCCAACCTCCCATTTAGGTCAGTACTGAAACGGGCGACATGGGGCGACCGAACGCTGTTTGCCGCGGCACAGGCCGGGAGCATCGAGAAATTTGTCGATGCACTTGTCTGGATTGCCTACCCATTGTACCTGACGAGTGCCGGACTATCGGTTGCACAGGTTGGCGTCGTCGTCGGTGTCTACGGCGGTGTTTGGGGAGTACTCCAACTCTACACCGGGAAACTCGCGGACGATATCGGGCGGCGGCCCCCCGTCATTGCGGGAATGTTCATCGCTGGCCTGGGTGTACTCGCGACCGTACTCGTGACAGGATATTGGGTGTGGATCCTAACTGCCGGTGTTACCGGTATTGGGATGGCACTACTCTATCCGAACTTGATCACAGTCGCCAGTGACGCCGCTCATCCTTCGTGGCGCGCGACTGGGCTCGGTGTCTATCGTATGTGGCGAGACGCGGGATACGGCTTCGGCGCGATCTTGATTGGTATAACGGCGGACCTAATTTCCACGGAGGCTCCGTTCTACGCCGTCGCAATCGCAATGTTCGTTTCTGGGGGTGTGACCATCTTTCTGATGCGTGAAACCCATCCAAACCACACTGACTCCTTCACTGGTAAGCAACAGCCACACTCAGTCGATGGCAAATAG
- a CDS encoding helix-turn-helix domain-containing protein, with the protein MPESMSAQLQQDMECEGLLECFHGLKQLDRECFEVLVNATESLTVDEIADAVDRERSTAYRSIQRLLQTGFIQKEQVNYEQGGYYHVYSPSDPTKITNDMQRMLNDWYAMMGQLIQEFETKYEQTETAAPAEG; encoded by the coding sequence ATGCCAGAGTCGATGTCTGCACAGCTCCAACAGGACATGGAGTGCGAAGGTCTGCTCGAATGTTTCCACGGACTCAAGCAACTGGATAGAGAGTGCTTCGAAGTGCTTGTAAACGCCACAGAGTCGCTCACAGTCGATGAAATCGCGGACGCTGTGGACCGTGAGCGCTCAACTGCGTATCGCTCTATTCAGCGGCTTCTCCAGACCGGATTCATCCAGAAAGAGCAGGTCAACTACGAGCAGGGTGGTTACTACCACGTCTATTCCCCAAGCGATCCCACAAAGATTACGAACGATATGCAGCGGATGCTCAACGACTGGTATGCAATGATGGGGCAGCTCATACAAGAGTTCGAAACCAAATACGAGCAAACAGAAACGGCAGCACCCGCTGAAGGATAG
- a CDS encoding winged helix-turn-helix domain-containing protein encodes MSQTAPREEDNIVRDFLSIADLLEETQLARIYTHIYCEDEATVGELIDALEISQGTAYTYVNQLVDAGVLTSTSDTQPQRYTAIDIELTLTADNKREYTISPALVAAVARRATNETIDSYIDRRGIHGLATALTHTLAREQGETTHRLVAEDLDMSPLEAEVILQALRPIVHEHFALEDSGASLADVVDAENLDE; translated from the coding sequence ATGTCACAGACCGCTCCACGGGAGGAAGACAACATCGTTCGTGACTTTCTCTCGATCGCCGACCTTCTCGAAGAGACCCAGCTCGCCCGCATCTACACGCATATCTACTGCGAAGACGAGGCGACCGTCGGCGAACTCATCGACGCTCTTGAGATTTCACAGGGGACTGCCTACACGTACGTGAACCAGCTCGTCGACGCTGGCGTTCTCACTTCGACGAGTGACACACAACCACAGCGGTACACAGCCATCGATATCGAGCTCACATTAACCGCCGACAACAAGCGTGAATACACTATCTCACCCGCTCTCGTTGCCGCAGTCGCACGCCGAGCGACCAACGAGACCATCGATTCGTATATCGACCGTCGTGGGATTCACGGCCTCGCGACCGCACTCACCCACACTCTCGCTCGTGAACAGGGCGAAACCACCCATCGCCTCGTGGCCGAGGACCTCGATATGTCGCCACTCGAAGCCGAAGTGATCCTCCAGGCTCTCCGGCCGATCGTCCACGAACACTTCGCGCTCGAGGATTCTGGTGCGTCGCTCGCAGATGTGGTCGACGCCGAGAACCTCGACGAGTGA